The following are encoded in a window of Providencia rettgeri genomic DNA:
- a CDS encoding Zn-dependent hydrolase, translating into MKDKLCINSERLMSSLFELGKLGALPEGGCCRIAGTPQDKLGRDFVVAKMQSLDLQIRIDEIGNVTGIYPGLHDLPPVMMGSHIDTVGTGGLYDGNYGVLAGLEVINSLKDANIRPYRPIAVTFFTNEEGVRFQPDMMGSVVFAEQFPLKDALAAKDLNGISVEQALLDMGYKGEAKIGSFPVDSYFELHIEQGPILDKEKINIGVVTGVQGISWTEYVIEGVSNHAGTTPMSMRHDAGLVALKMGTFAREITETLGGNQVATVGFISFKPNLINVIPNHATLTIDLRNTDNNQLIKAEKMMQDYAQKVAAEEGVLLSSRTLARFDPVIFSNTIIDAIENEVKRQNLSYRKMPSGAGHDAQFMASICPSGMIFVPCAGGISHNINEFSEPEDLVRGANILLNVVLQRAQSPYSKDK; encoded by the coding sequence ATGAAAGATAAACTCTGCATCAATTCAGAGCGCCTGATGAGTTCTCTGTTTGAACTCGGAAAACTCGGTGCATTACCTGAAGGGGGATGTTGCCGTATCGCAGGTACCCCACAAGATAAGCTCGGTCGAGATTTCGTCGTCGCCAAAATGCAATCTTTAGACCTGCAAATCCGAATAGATGAAATTGGCAATGTAACAGGAATTTATCCAGGTCTTCATGATTTACCTCCTGTCATGATGGGATCTCATATTGATACCGTAGGAACTGGCGGACTATATGATGGCAATTACGGTGTATTAGCGGGGCTTGAAGTCATTAATAGCTTAAAAGATGCCAATATTCGACCTTATCGTCCAATTGCAGTTACTTTTTTTACTAATGAAGAAGGTGTGCGTTTTCAACCTGATATGATGGGAAGTGTTGTTTTTGCTGAGCAGTTTCCACTAAAAGATGCCCTAGCAGCAAAAGATCTTAACGGTATCAGTGTAGAACAAGCTTTACTTGATATGGGTTATAAAGGCGAAGCAAAAATTGGCAGCTTCCCTGTTGATAGCTATTTTGAACTGCATATCGAGCAAGGTCCTATCCTAGATAAAGAAAAAATAAATATTGGCGTCGTCACGGGGGTTCAAGGCATTTCATGGACCGAATACGTGATTGAAGGCGTTTCAAATCATGCAGGTACGACACCAATGTCAATGCGCCATGATGCAGGTCTTGTCGCCTTAAAAATGGGGACATTTGCGAGGGAAATAACCGAAACGCTTGGCGGGAACCAAGTCGCAACCGTCGGTTTTATATCTTTCAAACCAAACCTGATCAATGTGATCCCTAACCATGCAACACTCACTATCGACCTGCGTAACACCGATAATAACCAACTCATAAAAGCGGAAAAAATGATGCAAGACTACGCACAGAAAGTGGCCGCAGAAGAAGGTGTTTTACTTAGTAGCCGTACATTAGCCCGTTTTGACCCGGTCATTTTCTCCAATACGATAATTGATGCAATTGAAAATGAAGTGAAGCGGCAAAACCTGAGCTATCGCAAAATGCCAAGTGGTGCAGGACATGATGCACAGTTTATGGCAAGCATCTGCCCTTCCGGCATGATATTCGTCCCTTGCGCCGGAGGAATAAGCCATAACATCAACGAGTTTAGTGAGCCTGAAGATTTAGTTCGTGGCGCCAATATTCTCCTCAATGTCGTTTTACAAAGAGCCCAATCTCCCTATTCAAAGGACAAATAA
- a CDS encoding TetR/AcrR family transcriptional regulator produces the protein MNKHTEHDTREHLLATGERLCLHLGFTRMGLSELLKTAQVPKGSFYHYFRSKEAFGVAMLERYYADYLQRLTTHFEQGAGNYADRFFAYYGEMLPQVCQRSHINGCLTVKLSAEVCDLSEDMNKAMDDGVRQIISLLADTLEKGRQEKSLCFTGEPLSNAQVFYALWLGANLQSKITRSTVPLEKALEHVKTVLQVP, from the coding sequence ATGAACAAACATACTGAACATGATACACGCGAACATCTTTTAGCCACAGGTGAGCGACTTTGTTTACATCTCGGTTTTACGAGGATGGGGCTTAGTGAGCTGTTAAAAACCGCACAAGTGCCTAAAGGATCGTTCTATCACTATTTTCGCTCCAAAGAGGCGTTTGGTGTTGCGATGTTAGAGCGTTATTACGCAGATTATTTGCAACGACTGACAACGCACTTCGAACAAGGCGCGGGGAATTATGCTGATCGTTTCTTCGCGTATTATGGCGAAATGCTGCCACAAGTTTGCCAACGTAGCCATATTAATGGTTGCCTTACAGTAAAACTGTCTGCTGAGGTGTGTGATTTATCTGAAGATATGAACAAAGCGATGGATGATGGCGTACGGCAAATTATTAGTTTACTTGCCGATACCCTAGAAAAAGGTCGCCAAGAAAAATCCCTTTGCTTCACTGGTGAGCCTTTATCCAATGCGCAAGTCTTCTATGCACTTTGGTTGGGAGCCAATCTACAATCAAAAATTACACGTAGTACAG
- a CDS encoding type II secretion system F family protein, which produces MKKFSKSQRVYLYQFCADMINSNLPLYDSIIKLKKEGASVIGKGFVKKLNYLLDKMANKESIASVFDGMVPKNELSLIYSAEKSGALANGFTSIVEIIKYKDQLMSKIIKAITFPLIMIALSMVVIAGYSIKVFPAFEKVLPVNRWPAVTSSLYEFGLALYHGLWVYILIAIILFSIATRIVMANLTGTIRDNIVDKIIPFSTFKQLNASIVLNSLSGMLKNRIPIHDALTILNLNTNRWLKSHIRIMQNNMAKGMNYGEALNTGLLNIDELLNISLYSALPSFHEVLTSVSEKSKDNINDKMDKLAGLLKSFSTLILGGCVIWVFIALFSLSDQLSKMSQM; this is translated from the coding sequence TTGAAAAAATTCAGTAAGTCGCAACGGGTATATTTATATCAATTTTGTGCCGATATGATTAATTCCAATCTTCCACTCTATGATTCAATTATAAAGCTAAAAAAAGAAGGGGCTTCTGTTATAGGTAAAGGTTTTGTTAAAAAATTAAATTACCTATTGGATAAAATGGCAAACAAAGAATCTATTGCTTCTGTTTTTGATGGTATGGTTCCCAAAAACGAACTCAGCTTAATTTATTCTGCCGAAAAAAGTGGAGCGTTAGCTAATGGTTTTACCAGTATCGTTGAAATAATAAAATACAAAGACCAATTAATGTCGAAAATTATTAAGGCAATTACTTTCCCTCTCATTATGATTGCTTTATCAATGGTCGTCATAGCGGGTTACTCAATAAAGGTTTTTCCTGCTTTCGAAAAAGTATTACCGGTAAATCGCTGGCCTGCAGTAACAAGCTCACTATACGAATTTGGATTAGCGTTATATCATGGTTTATGGGTTTATATACTCATCGCAATTATATTATTTTCCATAGCTACTAGAATTGTTATGGCTAACCTGACAGGGACTATTAGGGATAATATCGTTGATAAAATAATACCATTTTCTACCTTTAAGCAATTGAATGCATCTATTGTTTTAAATAGCCTATCTGGCATGTTAAAAAATAGAATTCCAATTCATGATGCATTAACCATTTTAAATTTGAATACAAATCGTTGGTTGAAAAGCCACATTCGTATTATGCAGAACAATATGGCTAAAGGTATGAATTATGGAGAAGCATTGAATACCGGGCTGCTCAATATTGATGAGTTACTAAATATAAGTTTGTATTCTGCTTTGCCGTCGTTTCATGAAGTATTAACTTCAGTATCTGAAAAATCAAAAGATAATATTAATGACAAGATGGATAAATTAGCTGGGTTATTAAAGTCGTTTTCAACATTAATTCTCGGAGGATGTGTCATTTGGGTTTTTATTGCACTGTTTTCGCTTTCAGATCAATTATCAAAAATGTCTCAAATGTAA
- a CDS encoding type II and III secretion system protein, which yields MMKLNRLALILLPVLLQGCTSFFEDKYNDKELFDKIPELQDIDNSKQESFLSLDTSYLGQEVSYDRQQKKLLDKEISINSYSPINIYTVLEMLNEQMEITYKINTSLPVESQNDTVSGEDILKNTAYAINFNGDLKEFISYLSNLYDVNIQLNKSNLLELNLYTNYAINLDYYGADSSYEASLDISGNEAVSSSGLKGNSGTSFKSTFWDDVKDMMEKYVSSGVYNIFQDSSILTFVGRQSEYNHLSRVLEQYKQANSRQFVVSYKIYLLDKTKSKNLEAELGFSYNSGGTQIGFNQGLLTNLTGKLNANSNFHGGEDAKFRLAAQLDAVYNLTGSKILQSGSFITRNNTPIPLNLTRTQHYISGRTATKSSNMDITESQITTDKIVTGSSFIITPRALSDGKIEVASGFTRKNLINIEKYDNVQLPNYTTTEMFNTSVIKPGDLLIVGKYDESNESDEDKLGILSGLLESRDSNTTVIMIVGIDNYFSINE from the coding sequence ATGATGAAATTGAATAGATTAGCCCTTATTTTATTGCCTGTATTACTTCAAGGTTGTACAAGCTTTTTTGAAGATAAGTATAATGATAAAGAGTTGTTTGATAAAATACCTGAACTTCAAGACATAGACAATAGTAAGCAAGAGTCATTTTTGTCGTTAGATACTTCATACTTAGGGCAAGAAGTTAGCTATGATCGGCAGCAAAAGAAATTGCTTGATAAGGAAATAAGTATAAACAGCTATTCTCCCATAAACATTTACACTGTGCTTGAAATGTTAAATGAACAGATGGAGATAACCTATAAAATTAACACAAGTTTACCTGTAGAATCGCAAAATGATACAGTATCGGGTGAGGATATACTAAAAAATACAGCATATGCAATTAATTTTAATGGTGATTTAAAAGAGTTTATTAGTTATTTATCTAACTTGTATGATGTGAATATTCAACTTAATAAAAGTAATCTGCTTGAGTTAAATTTATACACAAATTATGCCATTAATTTAGATTACTATGGAGCAGATAGTAGTTATGAAGCAAGTTTAGATATATCAGGTAATGAAGCGGTATCTTCCAGTGGTTTGAAAGGAAATTCAGGAACATCCTTTAAATCTACTTTTTGGGACGATGTCAAAGATATGATGGAAAAATATGTATCTTCAGGGGTTTATAATATTTTTCAAGATTCATCTATTTTAACCTTTGTTGGTCGACAATCGGAATATAATCACCTTAGTAGAGTTTTAGAGCAATACAAGCAGGCTAACAGTCGTCAATTTGTTGTTAGTTACAAAATTTACTTGTTAGATAAAACAAAATCTAAAAATTTAGAAGCGGAACTGGGTTTTTCCTATAATAGTGGCGGAACTCAAATTGGATTCAATCAAGGGTTATTAACAAACCTAACTGGGAAGCTTAATGCAAATTCAAATTTTCATGGTGGTGAAGATGCTAAGTTCCGTTTAGCTGCGCAACTTGATGCTGTTTATAATCTAACAGGTAGTAAGATCCTGCAAAGTGGTTCGTTTATCACTCGTAATAATACGCCCATCCCACTAAACCTGACAAGAACACAGCACTATATTTCAGGAAGGACGGCGACTAAAAGTAGTAATATGGATATTACAGAGAGCCAAATAACCACAGACAAAATCGTGACGGGAAGCAGCTTCATTATTACACCTCGAGCACTTTCTGACGGTAAAATTGAAGTTGCGAGTGGCTTTACACGGAAAAATTTAATTAATATTGAAAAATATGACAATGTTCAGTTGCCAAACTATACCACAACAGAAATGTTTAATACTTCAGTAATTAAACCTGGAGATCTACTCATTGTGGGTAAATATGATGAAAGTAATGAATCCGATGAAGATAAATTAGGGATACTTTCTGGGCTTCTAGAGAGTCGTGACTCTAATACAACGGTTATTATGATTGTAGGAATAGATAACTATTTTTCAATTAATGAGTAA
- the dpaL gene encoding diaminopropionate ammonia-lyase, with protein sequence MLEKIAYQFNLQKKSRQQAADLSFLNQLVGDEVRHFHSKFHDYQPTPLRELRHLSHTLGLGAIHVKDESKRFGLNAFKGLGGSYAIGKFLAKKLNRDINTLSFEMLSSPEIKARIGDITFVTATDGNHGRGVAWATEQLGMKAVVYMPKGSSQIRAQNIRNHGAECTITELNYDDTVQLASQMAEQNGWILLQDTAWDGYEEIPTWIMQGYMTLALEAVEQLKQPPTHLILQAGVGSFAAAIMGYFVELMKDNPPILMVVEPHKANCLYQSAVANDTLPHSVGGAMDTVMAGLACGVPNTISWPVLRDYSDIFISAHDSLAANGVRIAAAPRPDTDTPFISGESGAIGLGLLYELMKNPTHHVLRQQLKLDDHSRILLISTEGDTSPDIYEDIVWLGRNE encoded by the coding sequence ATGTTAGAGAAAATTGCCTATCAATTTAATTTACAAAAAAAATCACGCCAACAAGCTGCGGATTTGTCGTTTCTAAATCAACTTGTCGGAGATGAAGTTAGGCATTTCCATAGTAAGTTTCACGATTACCAGCCAACACCACTTAGGGAATTGCGCCACTTAAGCCATACACTTGGATTAGGTGCTATCCACGTTAAAGATGAATCAAAACGCTTTGGTTTAAATGCCTTCAAAGGGCTTGGCGGCTCGTACGCCATTGGTAAGTTTTTAGCGAAAAAATTAAATCGAGACATCAATACATTAAGTTTTGAAATGCTGTCGTCACCTGAGATAAAAGCACGAATTGGCGATATCACTTTTGTGACTGCGACGGATGGCAACCATGGTCGTGGCGTGGCGTGGGCCACAGAACAGTTAGGAATGAAAGCAGTTGTTTATATGCCAAAGGGATCTTCACAAATCCGAGCACAAAACATCCGCAATCATGGGGCCGAGTGCACTATCACCGAATTAAACTATGATGACACCGTGCAACTCGCTAGCCAAATGGCTGAGCAAAACGGCTGGATTTTACTGCAAGATACGGCATGGGATGGATATGAAGAAATCCCAACATGGATCATGCAAGGTTATATGACTCTTGCTTTAGAAGCTGTTGAACAATTAAAACAGCCACCAACACACCTTATTTTGCAAGCGGGAGTTGGTTCATTTGCTGCCGCTATCATGGGCTATTTTGTTGAGTTAATGAAAGACAATCCGCCGATTTTAATGGTTGTTGAACCTCATAAAGCAAATTGCCTCTATCAATCTGCCGTTGCCAACGACACCTTACCACACAGTGTCGGCGGCGCAATGGATACCGTTATGGCTGGTTTAGCCTGTGGCGTGCCAAATACCATCAGTTGGCCGGTGTTACGTGACTATAGTGATATTTTCATCTCTGCACACGATAGCCTTGCCGCAAACGGTGTTCGCATTGCTGCGGCACCTCGCCCTGATACGGATACGCCTTTTATTTCAGGGGAATCAGGTGCAATTGGTCTTGGTCTCTTATACGAACTAATGAAAAACCCAACTCATCATGTTTTGCGCCAACAACTCAAACTTGATGACCACTCACGCATATTACTCATCAGCACTGAAGGAGATACTTCACCAGATATTTACGAAGACATTGTTTGGTTAGGCAGAAATGAATAA
- a CDS encoding M20 aminoacylase family protein, giving the protein MDKNQLKQQMIEWRHHLHQHPESAFEEANTADFVAEQLTKMGLEVHRNIGKTGLVALLKCGDGKDVIGLRADMDCIQLTEKTGLPYASKTPNRMHACGHDGHTSVMLGTARLLAERKNFNGTVCFVFQPAEEPGWGAKAMIDDGVIERFNIKEIYGMHNMPGIKQGQIATRVGGIMGSEDNFVIRIKGFGSHASRPHMGKDPLVIAAEIILCLQTIVSRNIDPSIPIVISCTEIHTDGIRNAIPTHVEIKGDTRSYDPQAQKLIETRMRSICEHICAMHDAECEFEYTHEFAPTVNWAECVDVAIKAANNTVGAQNVDANVQAMMTSEDFGAFLQKIPGCFVFIGNGNEEDGVGHVPLHNALYNFNDDILLVGAEFFAEIIRLQLPK; this is encoded by the coding sequence ATGGATAAAAATCAATTAAAACAACAAATGATCGAATGGCGTCATCATTTACATCAACATCCAGAAAGTGCATTTGAAGAAGCAAATACCGCGGATTTTGTTGCTGAACAACTAACAAAAATGGGGTTAGAAGTTCATCGGAATATAGGTAAAACAGGTTTAGTCGCCCTATTAAAATGTGGTGATGGTAAGGATGTGATCGGCTTACGTGCGGATATGGATTGTATTCAATTAACGGAGAAAACAGGTCTACCTTATGCTTCAAAGACCCCTAATAGGATGCATGCGTGCGGTCATGATGGACACACCTCAGTAATGTTAGGTACCGCACGACTCTTAGCGGAACGGAAAAATTTTAATGGCACTGTCTGTTTTGTTTTTCAGCCCGCAGAAGAACCCGGTTGGGGCGCGAAAGCGATGATTGATGATGGCGTGATTGAACGTTTCAACATCAAGGAGATTTACGGCATGCACAATATGCCGGGGATCAAACAAGGACAAATTGCCACCCGTGTTGGTGGGATCATGGGAAGCGAAGATAATTTTGTAATTCGAATCAAAGGCTTTGGTAGCCATGCATCACGCCCTCATATGGGGAAAGATCCGCTTGTCATTGCCGCAGAAATTATCCTCTGTTTACAAACTATCGTATCACGTAATATCGACCCGAGTATTCCTATCGTCATTTCCTGCACCGAAATTCACACCGACGGTATTCGTAATGCTATCCCTACTCATGTTGAAATTAAAGGAGACACGCGCAGTTATGATCCTCAAGCGCAAAAATTAATTGAAACGCGTATGCGTTCAATTTGCGAACATATTTGCGCAATGCATGATGCTGAATGTGAGTTTGAATACACCCATGAATTCGCCCCAACCGTTAATTGGGCTGAATGTGTCGATGTGGCTATTAAAGCGGCGAATAATACAGTCGGGGCCCAAAATGTGGATGCTAATGTACAAGCTATGATGACTTCAGAGGATTTTGGGGCATTCTTACAAAAAATCCCCGGTTGTTTTGTCTTTATCGGTAATGGTAATGAGGAAGATGGTGTTGGCCACGTTCCTCTGCATAATGCCTTGTATAATTTTAACGATGATATTTTATTAGTTGGTGCCGAGTTCTTCGCTGAGATAATTCGTTTACAACTGCCTAAATAA
- a CDS encoding ATPase, T2SS/T4P/T4SS family — protein sequence MDLHYARSVYKKNISGFMLSTEAQYYQIIEKATQSNNNNLLYETSEVQKELESLLQVAVDTGASDLHITRGDVISKIEFRVNGSLILYSQLTSASCDELVFVLYNVEATTKETTWNRQQPQSANILYDLKGKKYRFRYAHFPIFGETSDCYHCVLRIIPATMDTNPNPRLENTGLSPVEIEDIKTILSNPYGAYFIAGTTGSGKSTTLKTVIEWLQINRYNNKGCFLTVEDPVEYYIYGTKQSSVLDVDGGGFHSAIKSALRRDPDVLMIGEIRDQISANALSGAVESGHYCFTTVHAGSIVTLLQRLSALGITGDKLCTPGFIAGLQCQKLMPILCPHCKKPEVAMFGQRQMEVSTLNSHGCQHCKFTGIAGRKLVVEYMLPSIDELSAMAKSNWLEAYMYWRKKRFIGKGIGEGFQIKEKTMLLVIENKVCYHWFTHEFGVVPSEDMEVIFEKIQ from the coding sequence ATGGATCTTCATTATGCAAGGTCAGTTTATAAAAAAAATATATCTGGGTTTATGTTAAGTACAGAAGCTCAATATTATCAAATTATTGAGAAAGCAACTCAATCTAATAACAATAACCTTTTATATGAAACGAGTGAAGTTCAAAAAGAGCTAGAAAGTTTGTTGCAGGTGGCAGTAGACACAGGAGCAAGTGATTTACACATTACCCGTGGGGATGTTATTTCTAAAATTGAATTTAGGGTTAACGGTTCTTTAATTTTATATTCACAATTAACATCGGCCAGTTGTGATGAACTTGTCTTTGTTTTGTATAACGTTGAGGCAACAACGAAAGAAACCACATGGAATAGGCAACAGCCTCAAAGTGCTAATATTCTCTATGACTTAAAAGGGAAAAAATACCGGTTTCGTTATGCTCATTTCCCGATATTTGGAGAAACCAGTGACTGTTATCACTGTGTATTAAGGATTATTCCTGCGACTATGGATACTAACCCTAATCCTAGGTTGGAGAATACAGGGTTATCACCCGTTGAAATTGAAGATATAAAAACAATTTTGAGTAATCCGTATGGCGCTTATTTTATTGCAGGTACGACGGGTTCAGGTAAGTCAACAACATTAAAGACAGTCATTGAGTGGTTGCAAATTAATCGCTATAACAATAAAGGGTGTTTTTTGACAGTTGAAGACCCCGTTGAATATTACATCTACGGGACAAAACAAAGTTCAGTACTTGATGTTGATGGTGGCGGTTTTCATTCTGCCATAAAGTCTGCCTTACGCCGAGATCCTGATGTGCTGATGATTGGTGAAATACGTGACCAAATTTCGGCAAATGCATTATCTGGCGCGGTTGAAAGTGGTCATTATTGTTTTACGACGGTTCATGCAGGGAGCATTGTAACGTTATTACAACGATTATCTGCTCTGGGTATTACAGGCGATAAGCTTTGTACACCAGGTTTTATTGCGGGGCTACAATGCCAAAAACTCATGCCTATATTATGCCCTCACTGTAAAAAACCAGAGGTCGCGATGTTTGGCCAGCGGCAAATGGAGGTTTCAACTTTAAATAGCCACGGTTGTCAACATTGCAAATTTACAGGGATAGCAGGGCGGAAATTGGTTGTTGAATATATGCTTCCATCAATAGATGAGCTTTCAGCGATGGCAAAAAGTAATTGGCTAGAGGCTTATATGTATTGGCGGAAAAAACGATTTATAGGTAAAGGAATAGGCGAAGGGTTTCAAATAAAAGAAAAAACAATGCTGCTCGTTATTGAAAATAAAGTTTGCTATCACTGGTTTACACATGAATTTGGCGTTGTCCCATCAGAAGATATGGAGGTAATTTTTGAAAAAATTCAGTAA
- a CDS encoding alanine/glycine:cation symporter family protein, translating to MEFLQSINNIFWGWLVAGLLLGTGIFFAFRFSFPQIRYFTQLFNVFTNKKKSTDGKSVSGFGALCAALSSQVGTGSLVGVATALASGGPGAIFWMWVTAILGMGISFSEAILAILFRESNGDGTYRGGPAYYISKGLNCKPLAIAFSISMIIGMGFFYTMVQGNSVILATTGVIDVHPALVGLILVLLVSIIIFGGVKRISDFASFFVPFLSIGYILLSLFIIALNVTELPAILALIIKSAFNFDSAAGGAAGYTIYMAFRYGVARGLFSNDAGNGTTPSMHATATVNHPVTQGFTAMFGTFFTTIIVCSCTAFTILLTGALGSGHTGVELTQHAFTLGVGDWGKHVVFVAMVLFGFKSVIADIYYGEVNLRWIVDNKMVTQFYRLLCCALVVFCGMIPVSTIWELVDFAAAMLIIFNVPALLLLSKYVIFVLRDYIQQKNNGISDPLWDYTNDVKIRIKNK from the coding sequence ATGGAATTTTTACAATCAATAAATAATATCTTCTGGGGATGGCTCGTTGCCGGTTTGCTATTAGGCACAGGCATTTTTTTTGCTTTTCGATTTTCCTTTCCTCAAATCCGTTACTTTACTCAGCTATTTAATGTTTTTACAAACAAAAAGAAATCTACGGATGGGAAAAGTGTCTCTGGTTTCGGTGCGCTTTGTGCTGCATTAAGCAGCCAAGTCGGTACAGGGAGTTTAGTCGGTGTAGCCACTGCGTTAGCATCCGGGGGACCCGGTGCGATTTTTTGGATGTGGGTTACCGCTATTTTAGGGATGGGGATCAGCTTTAGTGAGGCTATTTTAGCGATTTTATTTCGTGAAAGTAATGGTGATGGAACCTACCGAGGGGGGCCTGCTTATTATATTTCAAAAGGCCTTAATTGTAAGCCATTAGCCATTGCTTTCTCGATCAGCATGATCATCGGAATGGGCTTTTTCTACACCATGGTACAAGGCAACTCTGTCATTTTAGCCACAACAGGTGTTATTGATGTTCACCCTGCTTTGGTTGGTCTTATCTTAGTGTTGTTGGTTTCCATTATTATCTTTGGTGGCGTAAAACGGATCAGCGATTTTGCCTCTTTCTTTGTCCCTTTTTTATCTATTGGCTATATCCTGCTATCACTTTTTATCATTGCTCTGAATGTCACTGAGTTGCCAGCTATTTTAGCGCTCATTATTAAATCTGCGTTTAATTTTGACTCGGCGGCAGGTGGTGCAGCAGGCTATACCATCTATATGGCTTTTCGATATGGTGTTGCGCGCGGCTTGTTCTCCAATGACGCAGGTAATGGGACAACGCCGAGTATGCACGCCACCGCTACGGTAAACCATCCGGTGACACAAGGATTCACCGCCATGTTCGGCACCTTTTTTACCACGATTATCGTCTGTAGCTGCACCGCATTTACCATTTTACTAACAGGCGCACTGGGTAGTGGACACACAGGGGTTGAGCTCACTCAACACGCTTTCACATTAGGCGTCGGTGATTGGGGGAAACATGTGGTGTTTGTGGCGATGGTGTTATTCGGTTTTAAATCTGTCATTGCAGATATTTATTACGGTGAAGTGAATCTACGTTGGATTGTTGATAATAAAATGGTAACGCAATTCTATCGCTTACTGTGCTGTGCTTTAGTGGTATTTTGCGGAATGATCCCCGTTTCCACAATTTGGGAACTGGTTGATTTTGCAGCAGCTATGCTGATTATTTTCAACGTGCCAGCTCTCTTACTCCTTTCAAAGTATGTCATTTTTGTCTTACGAGACTACATACAGCAAAAAAATAACGGCATCAGCGATCCTCTGTGGGATTACACAAACGATGTCAAAATTCGAATTAAAAATAAATAA
- a CDS encoding A24 family peptidase — MEQFIHHFYSILAMIIGCCIGSFINVVIYRLPIMIFTRGEAETLSLSFPSSHCPVCESKVYKRDNIPVLSWLLLKGQCRHCGCSIPKIYPISELVFGLVFGLFFFCYSSDKEISTLFVFLGIFTVCYAIIFIDLKWFIIPDELNYFLIWLGLLSAVMKWTSVSPLQAVLGCIMIWMLIKCIMILFQRMTGKEGIGDGDAKLFAAGATFVGISQLHWLILFSSLIGGGIYLAMRYYHYKPDRGEYAIYYDIDDKYHVPFGPAICISIMLLYLYQQIIY; from the coding sequence ATGGAACAATTTATTCATCACTTTTACAGTATACTGGCTATGATTATTGGCTGTTGTATTGGTAGTTTTATTAATGTCGTTATATATCGATTACCTATTATGATATTCACCCGAGGGGAAGCGGAAACTCTATCCTTGAGTTTCCCATCCTCTCACTGCCCAGTTTGTGAGAGTAAAGTATATAAGCGAGATAACATTCCAGTACTTAGTTGGTTACTGTTAAAAGGGCAATGTCGACATTGTGGTTGTTCGATACCTAAGATATATCCAATATCAGAATTGGTTTTTGGTTTGGTATTCGGTTTGTTTTTTTTCTGTTATTCGTCAGATAAGGAAATAAGCACATTATTCGTTTTCTTAGGTATTTTCACAGTTTGCTATGCGATCATATTTATCGACTTAAAATGGTTTATTATTCCTGATGAGTTAAATTATTTTTTAATTTGGTTAGGGTTACTAAGCGCTGTTATGAAGTGGACTTCGGTCTCCCCATTACAAGCTGTTTTGGGTTGCATCATGATATGGATGCTGATCAAATGCATTATGATATTGTTTCAACGGATGACAGGCAAAGAAGGAATTGGAGATGGTGATGCAAAATTATTTGCGGCGGGCGCAACTTTTGTTGGGATATCACAGTTACATTGGTTAATTTTATTTTCTTCTTTAATTGGTGGCGGGATATATCTAGCCATGAGATATTATCATTATAAGCCAGATAGGGGGGAATACGCCATTTATTATGATATCGATGATAAATATCATGTGCCATTTGGCCCAGCAATCTGTATAAGCATTATGCTTTTATATTTATATCAGCAAATTATTTACTGA
- a CDS encoding Lrp/AsnC family transcriptional regulator, producing MKLDAFDKKILSILQRDNRISQRELSSEISLSASAINRRIAAMEKAGIIKNSVTIVNAHKVGRPITIITQVSLINERLDLLEKLKKNFTQCPQVQQVYYVTGDFDFLLIINVADMEEYERLTHELFFNSENIQSFRTIVSMQNAKQELTVILN from the coding sequence ATGAAGCTAGATGCATTTGATAAAAAAATTTTATCTATATTACAAAGAGATAATAGAATTTCGCAACGAGAGTTGTCGTCTGAAATTAGTTTGTCGGCATCTGCGATTAATCGGCGTATTGCAGCAATGGAGAAAGCAGGGATCATCAAAAACAGTGTGACTATTGTGAATGCACATAAGGTCGGGCGACCAATTACCATCATTACGCAGGTGAGTTTAATTAACGAGCGTTTAGACTTGTTAGAAAAACTAAAAAAGAATTTCACTCAGTGCCCACAAGTCCAGCAGGTTTACTATGTGACAGGGGATTTTGATTTTTTATTGATTATTAATGTTGCGGATATGGAAGAGTATGAACGACTCACCCATGAGCTTTTTTTCAATTCAGAAAACATTCAAAGTTTTAGAACGATTGTGTCTATGCAAAATGCCAAACAAGAATTAACCGTTATTCTGAACTAA